In the genome of Granulibacter bethesdensis CGDNIH1, one region contains:
- a CDS encoding deoxyguanosinetriphosphate triphosphohydrolase — protein sequence MNETGPDHLLSAIQPRAADWLYPPESRAFQRSGLAPWAVRLETARGRLYPEPESQMRSPWQRDRDRIIHSAAFRKLQYKTQVFVNHEGDFFRTRLTHSLEVAQIARSMARALDVDEDLAETLALAHDLGHPPFGHAGEDALQVGMKPFGGFDHNAQSLRVVTRLENRYAPFDGLNLTWETLEGLAKHNGPLHRPPPYVAEYNALYDLELDSYASVEAQIAAMSDDIAYHSHDLDDGIRAQLFGFDDIAHLPVVGEALEAARKTSLDVPPPRLRHETIRRVIDTLVRDMITETRGRIAQLNPASASDIRRANEAVVAFSPRMAEANRVIKEFLFARMYRHWRVNRMTVKARRVTADLFRILHDDPTLLPGEWRVRGGGSTGSERAARTVCDYIAGMTDRFAAEEHRRLTDLSVPG from the coding sequence ATGAACGAAACTGGACCGGATCATCTGTTATCCGCCATTCAACCCCGGGCAGCGGACTGGCTCTATCCGCCGGAAAGTCGCGCTTTCCAGCGTAGCGGTCTGGCGCCATGGGCCGTAAGGCTGGAAACCGCGCGGGGCAGGCTCTACCCCGAGCCGGAAAGCCAGATGCGCAGTCCGTGGCAACGTGATCGGGACCGGATCATCCACAGCGCCGCCTTTCGCAAGCTGCAATATAAGACGCAGGTTTTCGTCAATCACGAGGGCGATTTCTTCCGCACCCGGCTAACCCACAGTCTGGAGGTGGCACAGATTGCGCGGTCCATGGCGCGTGCTCTGGATGTCGATGAAGATTTGGCGGAGACGCTGGCTCTTGCCCATGACCTCGGCCATCCCCCTTTCGGCCATGCCGGGGAGGACGCTCTACAGGTAGGAATGAAGCCGTTCGGCGGCTTCGATCACAATGCCCAGTCCCTGCGGGTCGTGACGAGGCTGGAAAACCGTTACGCTCCCTTTGATGGGCTGAACCTGACATGGGAAACCCTGGAAGGTCTGGCAAAGCATAATGGTCCGCTGCATCGGCCCCCACCTTATGTCGCGGAATACAATGCGCTGTATGATCTCGAACTGGATAGCTATGCCTCGGTCGAGGCGCAGATTGCCGCCATGTCGGATGATATAGCCTACCACTCCCACGATCTGGATGATGGTATTCGTGCCCAGTTGTTCGGGTTCGATGACATCGCCCATCTGCCGGTGGTGGGGGAGGCATTGGAGGCTGCCAGGAAGACCAGCCTGGATGTGCCGCCACCCCGTCTGCGGCATGAGACGATTCGGCGCGTGATTGATACGCTTGTGCGGGATATGATCACGGAGACACGTGGCCGGATTGCTCAGCTCAATCCAGCCAGTGCCAGTGATATCCGCCGCGCCAATGAGGCTGTGGTTGCCTTCAGCCCCCGCATGGCGGAAGCCAACAGGGTCATCAAGGAATTCCTGTTCGCCCGTATGTATCGCCACTGGCGAGTCAATCGCATGACCGTGAAGGCGCGCAGGGTTACGGCTGATCTGTTCCGCATCCTGCATGACGACCCGACCCTGTTACCCGGCGAGTGGCGGGTGCGGGGAGGCGGCTCCACCGGTTCTGAACGGGCTGCCCGCACGGTCTGTGATTACATTGCCGGTATGACGGATCGTTTCGCTGCTGAAGAACATCGGCGCTTGACGGATCTGTCCGTTCCCGGCTGA
- a CDS encoding segregation and condensation protein A codes for MPEPQDGALLLRLEGFEGPLDLLLELARGQKVDLATISILSLVEQFLAVVEGVRVVRLELAADWLVMAAWLTWLKSRLLLPASPAEAEEGELAGEALAERLAHLQTMQRLAAWLAARPQVGQEVFIRGTPENFTDYDRSRLKLDVAGLVGAYLSARRRGGRRRIYRPKPVSFWSVKDALGRLEKLVGSLPDWTSLEQFIPQELLSPLERKAALASTLIAGLEMARHGTVRLRQEAPFGPILLRGDGQMAEDTPEEAESNQS; via the coding sequence ATGCCGGAACCGCAGGATGGCGCGCTGCTGCTGCGGCTGGAGGGGTTCGAGGGGCCGCTCGATCTGCTGCTGGAACTGGCACGCGGGCAAAAAGTGGATCTGGCAACGATCTCGATCCTGTCTCTGGTCGAGCAGTTTCTGGCAGTGGTCGAAGGCGTACGTGTGGTCCGGCTGGAACTGGCAGCCGATTGGCTGGTCATGGCGGCCTGGCTGACCTGGCTGAAATCCCGCCTTCTTCTTCCAGCGTCTCCTGCCGAGGCGGAGGAAGGCGAACTGGCGGGGGAGGCTCTGGCAGAGCGTTTGGCCCATCTGCAAACCATGCAGCGTCTGGCGGCATGGCTTGCCGCCCGTCCACAGGTCGGACAAGAGGTGTTCATCCGTGGCACGCCGGAGAATTTTACAGACTATGATCGCTCCCGGCTGAAACTGGATGTGGCCGGGTTGGTGGGTGCCTATCTCTCGGCAAGGCGCCGTGGCGGCAGGCGGCGCATTTACCGGCCTAAACCAGTGTCCTTCTGGAGTGTCAAGGATGCGCTGGGCCGTTTGGAAAAGCTGGTGGGAAGCCTGCCGGACTGGACCAGTCTGGAGCAATTTATACCGCAGGAGCTGCTGAGTCCGCTGGAACGAAAGGCCGCTCTGGCCAGCACCTTGATTGCCGGGCTGGAAATGGCGCGGCATGGCACGGTACGCCTGCGGCAGGAGGCGCCATTCGGGCCGATCCTCTTGCGTGGTGATGGGCAAATGGCTGAAGACACTCCGGAAGAGGCGGAAAGCAACCAGTCATGA
- the serS gene encoding serine--tRNA ligase: MHDIRALRADPAAFDAALGRRGLPASASSLLALDADRRMAQTRLQDYQARRNALAKEIGQGKRQGIDTSMLEATAVALRDEMEALEARSASLDAEQKSLLERLPNTLDAEVPTGPDESANVILKQVGEPISLPFSARQHFELGEALGMMLFDAAARLSGARFVVLRGALARLERALGQYMLDLHSTEHGFTEMQVPALVNDATAYGTGQLPKFTEDLFRTTDGRWLIPTAEVPLTNLVADSVVDEASLPMRMTALTDCFRSEAGSAGRDTRGMLRQHQFHKVEMVCITRPEDSDAEHERMTRCAETVLENLGLAYRRVFLCSGDTGFSAARTYDLEVWLPGQQAWREISSCSNCRDFQARRMSARYRGADGKVAGVPHTLNGSGVAVGRALIAVMETYQREDGSIDVPAVLRPYMGGLERISA; this comes from the coding sequence ATGCACGATATTCGCGCTTTACGCGCCGATCCCGCCGCTTTCGATGCGGCGCTGGGCCGCCGTGGCCTGCCTGCCTCTGCCTCCAGCCTGCTGGCGCTGGATGCCGATCGCCGCATGGCCCAGACCCGGTTGCAGGACTATCAGGCGCGCCGCAACGCATTGGCCAAAGAGATAGGGCAGGGCAAGCGTCAGGGGATTGATACTTCCATGCTGGAGGCGACCGCTGTCGCCCTGCGTGATGAGATGGAGGCGCTGGAGGCACGGAGCGCATCGCTGGATGCGGAGCAGAAAAGCCTGTTGGAGCGTCTTCCCAATACTCTGGATGCCGAAGTTCCCACCGGCCCCGATGAGAGTGCCAACGTCATTCTGAAACAGGTGGGCGAGCCGATTTCCCTCCCCTTCTCCGCACGCCAGCATTTCGAACTGGGTGAGGCGCTGGGCATGATGCTGTTCGATGCCGCAGCAAGACTTTCAGGCGCACGTTTTGTCGTGCTGCGCGGTGCTCTGGCACGGCTGGAACGGGCTCTGGGCCAGTATATGCTCGATTTGCACAGTACGGAGCATGGCTTTACCGAGATGCAGGTGCCGGCTTTGGTGAATGACGCAACGGCATACGGCACCGGCCAGCTTCCGAAATTCACCGAGGATCTGTTCCGCACCACCGATGGGCGCTGGCTGATCCCGACTGCCGAGGTACCTTTGACCAATCTGGTGGCGGACAGTGTGGTTGATGAAGCCAGCCTGCCAATGCGCATGACCGCACTGACTGACTGCTTCCGCAGCGAGGCAGGCAGCGCAGGACGGGATACGCGTGGTATGCTGCGTCAGCACCAGTTCCATAAGGTGGAGATGGTCTGCATCACCAGGCCGGAGGACAGCGATGCCGAGCATGAGCGTATGACGCGCTGTGCCGAGACGGTGCTGGAAAATCTCGGTCTTGCATATCGGCGTGTTTTTTTATGCTCGGGCGATACCGGCTTCTCGGCAGCACGGACTTATGATCTGGAGGTCTGGCTGCCGGGGCAGCAAGCATGGCGTGAAATCAGCTCCTGCTCCAACTGCCGCGATTTTCAGGCGCGCCGCATGAGCGCCCGTTATCGTGGTGCGGATGGGAAGGTGGCGGGGGTTCCGCATACGCTTAATGGCTCCGGTGTGGCCGTCGGGCGTGCCCTGATCGCTGTGATGGAGACCTATCAGCGCGAGGATGGCAGCATTGATGTGCCTGCCGTTCTGCGTCCTTATATGGGTGGGCTGGAGCGTATTTCCGCGTGA
- the scpB gene encoding SMC-Scp complex subunit ScpB, with translation MNDELEHYLRLAEAVIFASAGPVSVTALAHALPVGADAEMILPLLRQRYTGRGIELHDIAGGWQFRTAPDLANALRRVVEVPRRLPRVAMETLAVIAYHQPVTRGEVEEIRGATLSQSTLDTLLEAGLITPRGRKEVPGRPSLWGTTPRFLEQFGLASLTDLPKREELLTDGTGQERLSPHPGIFSDAESEMMPEDEKNSVESTPVEIRVEGSSGDV, from the coding sequence ATGAACGATGAGTTGGAGCATTATCTCAGGCTTGCGGAAGCCGTGATCTTCGCCAGTGCCGGCCCGGTTTCAGTCACCGCGCTGGCCCATGCCTTGCCGGTCGGAGCGGATGCGGAGATGATTCTGCCATTGCTGCGTCAGCGTTATACCGGGCGAGGGATTGAGCTGCACGACATTGCCGGGGGATGGCAGTTCCGCACGGCACCGGATCTTGCCAATGCTCTGCGTCGGGTAGTGGAGGTGCCAAGGCGGTTGCCACGTGTTGCGATGGAAACGCTGGCCGTCATTGCTTATCATCAGCCTGTTACACGGGGCGAGGTCGAGGAAATCCGTGGTGCCACCCTCAGTCAGTCCACGCTGGATACATTGCTGGAAGCCGGGCTGATCACTCCGCGCGGGCGCAAGGAAGTGCCGGGACGGCCCAGCCTGTGGGGCACTACGCCACGCTTTTTGGAGCAGTTCGGCCTGGCATCCCTGACCGATCTGCCGAAGCGGGAGGAATTGCTGACCGATGGTACCGGACAGGAAAGACTATCGCCCCATCCAGGTATTTTCTCTGATGCAGAGTCCGAGATGATGCCTGAGGATGAAAAAAATTCTGTAGAGAGTACGCCTGTAGAAATCCGGGTGGAAGGATCATCGGGCGATGTTTGA
- the nagZ gene encoding beta-N-acetylhexosaminidase, protein MKAAIIGLSGPTLTSAEEAMLHTQRPAGVILFRRNISDPAQLKALTARLRSILPSEAALLVDQEGGRVARLRPPHWRSHPPAAVIGRLYEADKKAGLRAAWLTGALIGLDCMGAGFDVVCAPVLDLLVPGAHDIVGDRAYGTDPGTVTLLGGAVMEGLLAAGVRPVMKHVPGHGRAHADSHLELPVVPDELPAELEPFTRNAARFAGLPVWAMTAHILYEAWDRLRPATLSPVVIGQIIRQRIGFNGLLVSDDIAMKALSGDPVSLTRQTLAAGCDVVLHCTGVQAETQAVLEGCPLLTDQAHTLLAARPVASISIGDGESLAQERERLGLLEDGIRAKDPTEGHHPA, encoded by the coding sequence ATGAAAGCTGCGATCATCGGCCTGTCCGGCCCGACCCTTACGTCGGCCGAGGAGGCCATGCTGCACACGCAGCGTCCCGCGGGTGTCATCCTGTTTCGTCGCAATATCAGCGATCCTGCCCAGCTGAAGGCCCTGACGGCAAGGCTGCGTTCCATTCTGCCTTCGGAGGCGGCCTTGCTGGTGGATCAGGAAGGTGGGCGTGTGGCGCGGCTGCGGCCTCCTCACTGGCGATCCCATCCGCCTGCTGCTGTCATTGGCCGTCTGTATGAAGCAGATAAGAAGGCCGGGCTGCGGGCCGCCTGGTTGACCGGGGCGCTGATCGGGCTGGACTGCATGGGGGCAGGGTTTGATGTGGTTTGTGCCCCGGTGCTCGATCTGCTGGTACCGGGCGCCCATGACATTGTGGGGGATCGCGCATACGGCACCGATCCCGGCACGGTCACGCTGTTGGGCGGCGCGGTGATGGAAGGGCTGCTGGCGGCTGGCGTGCGCCCTGTGATGAAGCACGTGCCGGGTCATGGCCGGGCGCATGCGGATAGTCATCTGGAATTGCCGGTCGTCCCTGATGAACTTCCTGCCGAGCTGGAGCCTTTCACCCGTAATGCCGCGCGTTTTGCGGGCCTTCCCGTCTGGGCGATGACAGCGCATATTCTCTACGAAGCGTGGGACCGGCTCCGCCCGGCCACCTTATCTCCCGTGGTGATCGGGCAGATCATCCGGCAACGCATCGGTTTTAATGGTCTGCTGGTTTCCGACGATATCGCCATGAAGGCACTGAGTGGTGATCCTGTTTCTCTCACCCGTCAGACGCTGGCAGCCGGATGCGACGTGGTGCTGCATTGCACCGGTGTGCAGGCGGAGACACAGGCGGTTCTGGAAGGCTGTCCGTTACTGACGGATCAGGCTCATACCCTGCTGGCTGCCCGTCCTGTTGCTTCCATTAGTATCGGGGATGGGGAGTCTCTGGCGCAGGAAAGAGAGCGCCTGGGCTTGCTGGAAGATGGTATCCGCGCCAAAGACCCGACTGAAGGCCATCACCCGGCCTGA
- the tatB gene encoding Sec-independent protein translocase protein TatB translates to MFDFAWSEIAVIGVVALVVIGPKDIPGAVRGVARMVRKARSMAAEFQGQMDQMMKEADLGDVRETFNDLRGVNLRQQLSRTLDPDGSMRSTFDNNPMAPSPAPMIMGGDEAHMVEERPFHSLSVMDESHMASEWTREKTVSSETARRAATAPAFIPPGEAFRSARRAPAFIPPADQG, encoded by the coding sequence ATGTTTGATTTTGCATGGTCCGAGATCGCCGTGATCGGTGTCGTCGCGCTGGTGGTCATTGGCCCGAAGGATATTCCGGGCGCCGTGCGCGGTGTCGCACGCATGGTGCGCAAGGCGCGTTCCATGGCTGCCGAGTTTCAGGGGCAGATGGATCAGATGATGAAGGAGGCCGATCTCGGCGATGTGCGGGAGACCTTCAACGATCTGCGCGGCGTTAATCTCCGTCAGCAGTTGAGCCGCACGCTGGACCCGGATGGGTCGATGCGCTCCACCTTTGATAACAATCCGATGGCACCATCGCCTGCTCCGATGATCATGGGGGGTGATGAGGCCCATATGGTCGAGGAACGGCCATTCCATTCCCTGTCGGTCATGGATGAGAGTCATATGGCATCGGAATGGACGAGGGAGAAAACCGTTTCTTCGGAAACCGCCCGTCGTGCAGCGACGGCGCCGGCTTTTATTCCGCCGGGGGAGGCATTCCGCTCCGCCCGCCGTGCTCCCGCCTTCATCCCGCCTGCCGATCAGGGGTAA
- a CDS encoding SPOR domain-containing protein, with the protein MGGPEGFRMPRIDLQREDLRTRPTDDLLPGVEEETAYRSSRRVTGGGALDPATRKLAMAAGAIGVALVGFIGLWSLVQGTGGPVPVIEADNRPLRVKPANPGGMQISGADDAILSGASDDAPESLAPKPEAPMPGRLAPPSAPQPLPPSGSETTEEPVIQGSTSPGAKAAVDSPAVTGKATEQKLPSSPKPPVTTEDADDETPSAPPSAAPSKTAPQAAAKPAPSVAPASNGHVTVQLAALNSEDAAHSEWNRLSRRMPDLLGHRQPSISKTERDGKTYWRLRTGGFADVAAAKSFCAEVRAKGGGCSVATF; encoded by the coding sequence ATGGGCGGTCCGGAGGGTTTCCGTATGCCCCGGATCGACCTTCAGCGGGAGGATCTACGCACCCGCCCGACCGACGATCTGCTGCCGGGGGTGGAGGAAGAAACCGCCTACCGTTCCAGCCGCCGTGTGACCGGTGGCGGAGCGCTTGATCCCGCCACGCGCAAGCTGGCGATGGCGGCAGGTGCTATCGGTGTGGCGCTGGTCGGTTTCATCGGCCTGTGGTCACTGGTGCAAGGGACAGGAGGCCCTGTTCCGGTGATCGAGGCCGATAATCGTCCATTGCGCGTAAAGCCAGCCAATCCCGGCGGTATGCAGATATCCGGTGCCGATGATGCCATTCTCTCCGGTGCGAGTGATGATGCGCCGGAATCTCTGGCCCCCAAGCCGGAAGCCCCCATGCCGGGCCGTCTGGCTCCGCCTTCTGCACCGCAGCCTTTGCCCCCCAGTGGTTCCGAAACGACTGAGGAGCCCGTCATACAGGGTTCTACATCACCCGGTGCCAAAGCAGCGGTAGACTCGCCTGCTGTAACGGGCAAGGCCACGGAACAAAAACTACCGTCCTCCCCCAAACCGCCGGTTACCACCGAAGATGCGGATGATGAAACGCCGTCTGCCCCGCCATCTGCCGCTCCATCAAAAACGGCTCCTCAGGCCGCGGCAAAACCTGCTCCGTCCGTCGCGCCTGCTTCAAACGGTCATGTGACGGTACAGCTTGCCGCGCTGAACAGCGAGGATGCGGCGCATAGTGAATGGAACCGTCTGTCCCGCCGGATGCCGGACCTGCTGGGACATCGCCAGCCGAGCATCAGTAAGACCGAGCGTGATGGTAAAACCTACTGGCGTCTCCGTACCGGAGGCTTTGCCGACGTTGCGGCAGCAAAATCATTCTGTGCCGAAGTCAGGGCCAAAGGTGGCGGCTGCTCGGTCGCCACATTCTGA
- the argS gene encoding arginine--tRNA ligase, protein MADDIYALIRTHVLEALARVVPDLPAELTARVEVTPTRDPLHGDMATNAAMIAAKPAGKPPRDLAQALSAALAGVTEIERAEPAGPGFVNMHLRAEAWRMRIPAILEAGIRYGDGSAGYGKRVNIEYVSANPTGPMHIGHCRGAVVGDALANLMGKAGYTVTKEYYINDAGAQVIALAWAAYWRYLQALGTTLTEDEYAAQVPCGLQYRGDYLVPVGEELARLHGDTLAGPGTTVADSALWLNTVREFTVAQMMASIREDLDLLGVHPDVFSSELALLQSGAADAAIERLQQDGLIYEGVLEPPKGKTPDDWEPREQTLFRSTSFGDDVDRPLRKSDGTNTYFANDIAYHADKATRADIVVDVLGADHGGYVPRVKAAMRAIAPQAIYEAVLCQIVHVVRDGQPVRMSKRAGTYVTLRDLLEEVGRDAVRFTMLTRKSDAQMEFDLDQALAQTRENPVFYVQYAHARCCSVLRMAAEQGLTTQPEALRHAALDSLTSDAELTLIRRLAGWPRIVEAAAQAREPHRIAFFLYELAGDFHMLWNKGRDDATLRFIQQDRTTETTARLALVEAAAIVIRSGLAVMGVAPVNEMR, encoded by the coding sequence ATGGCCGATGACATCTACGCCCTGATCCGTACCCATGTTCTGGAAGCGCTGGCCCGCGTTGTACCTGATCTTCCCGCGGAGCTGACGGCACGGGTGGAGGTCACGCCCACTCGTGATCCTCTGCATGGCGACATGGCCACCAATGCAGCGATGATCGCGGCAAAACCGGCTGGAAAACCGCCCCGTGATTTGGCGCAGGCCCTGTCGGCTGCATTGGCCGGGGTTACGGAAATCGAGCGTGCCGAACCGGCGGGTCCGGGCTTCGTGAACATGCATCTGCGGGCCGAAGCGTGGCGGATGCGGATTCCGGCCATTCTGGAGGCCGGTATCCGTTATGGTGACGGCAGTGCCGGATACGGAAAGCGGGTCAACATCGAATATGTATCCGCTAACCCGACTGGGCCGATGCATATCGGTCATTGCCGTGGGGCCGTGGTGGGGGATGCACTTGCCAATCTGATGGGCAAGGCGGGCTACACGGTGACGAAGGAATATTACATCAACGATGCGGGCGCCCAGGTGATCGCATTGGCATGGGCAGCTTACTGGCGTTACCTGCAGGCGCTCGGCACGACCCTGACCGAGGATGAGTATGCGGCACAGGTTCCGTGTGGGCTGCAATATCGCGGTGATTATCTGGTTCCGGTCGGGGAAGAACTCGCCAGGCTTCATGGCGATACGCTGGCCGGTCCCGGCACCACCGTGGCTGACTCTGCATTGTGGCTGAATACCGTGCGGGAATTCACCGTGGCGCAAATGATGGCGTCGATCCGCGAGGATCTGGATCTGCTCGGCGTTCACCCGGATGTGTTCTCCTCGGAGCTTGCTTTGTTGCAGTCTGGCGCTGCGGATGCCGCGATTGAGCGGTTGCAGCAGGACGGGCTGATCTATGAGGGTGTGCTGGAGCCGCCGAAAGGCAAGACTCCGGATGACTGGGAGCCGCGTGAACAGACCTTGTTCCGCTCGACCTCCTTCGGCGATGACGTGGATCGTCCGCTAAGAAAATCAGATGGCACCAACACGTATTTTGCCAATGATATCGCCTATCACGCCGACAAGGCCACCCGTGCGGATATCGTTGTGGACGTGCTGGGGGCCGATCATGGGGGCTATGTGCCACGTGTGAAGGCAGCCATGCGCGCCATTGCCCCGCAGGCGATCTATGAGGCCGTGTTGTGCCAGATTGTCCATGTGGTTCGGGACGGGCAGCCCGTGCGGATGAGCAAACGCGCCGGAACCTATGTCACGCTGCGCGATCTGCTGGAGGAAGTGGGCCGTGATGCCGTACGCTTCACCATGCTGACCCGCAAAAGCGATGCGCAGATGGAGTTCGATCTGGATCAGGCTCTGGCCCAGACACGGGAAAACCCGGTTTTCTATGTGCAATACGCGCATGCTCGCTGCTGCTCGGTTCTGCGCATGGCGGCGGAGCAGGGGCTGACCACGCAACCGGAGGCATTACGTCATGCCGCGCTGGACAGCCTGACCTCCGATGCCGAACTGACCCTGATCCGCCGTCTGGCCGGGTGGCCACGGATTGTCGAGGCCGCTGCACAGGCCAGAGAGCCTCATAGAATTGCGTTTTTTCTCTATGAGTTGGCAGGCGATTTTCATATGCTCTGGAACAAGGGCCGTGACGATGCAACCTTGCGCTTTATCCAGCAGGACCGTACGACAGAGACAACGGCACGGCTTGCTTTGGTCGAAGCTGCCGCCATTGTCATCCGGTCGGGGCTGGCCGTCATGGGTGTGGCACCGGTGAATGAAATGCGCTGA
- the tatC gene encoding twin-arginine translocase subunit TatC: MIDDKPMPLLEHLLELRRRLLWSVAAFGLCFALCYWFSDTIYFWLAKPLADALKDRGVANPRFIYTALTEGFFTYMKVGIFGAAFLSFPIIASQVWMFVAPGLYRSEKRAFLPFLIATPVLFVMGASLAYFAIFPAAWRFFLHFSTPDGGGGIPIELQPKIGEYLALVMKLILAFGVAFQLPVGLSLLARVGLVSAQSLAAKRRYAIVAMFAIAAVLAPPDAITMIGLALPLVALYEVSIIAARIVAPKPDVSENRETDEDGD, translated from the coding sequence ATGATTGATGACAAGCCGATGCCGTTATTGGAGCATCTGCTGGAACTGCGTCGCAGGCTGCTCTGGTCTGTGGCGGCATTCGGGCTGTGTTTCGCGCTGTGCTACTGGTTTTCCGACACGATCTATTTCTGGTTGGCCAAGCCGCTGGCGGATGCGCTCAAGGATCGGGGGGTGGCCAATCCGCGCTTTATCTATACGGCCCTGACCGAGGGGTTTTTCACTTACATGAAGGTCGGTATTTTCGGTGCCGCCTTTCTTTCCTTTCCGATCATCGCCTCACAGGTCTGGATGTTCGTTGCACCCGGCCTGTATCGCAGCGAGAAACGGGCTTTTCTTCCCTTTCTGATTGCGACACCCGTGCTGTTCGTGATGGGCGCATCCTTGGCCTATTTCGCCATTTTCCCGGCTGCATGGCGGTTCTTTCTGCATTTTTCTACGCCTGATGGCGGGGGCGGCATTCCGATCGAGTTGCAGCCGAAAATCGGTGAGTATCTGGCACTGGTGATGAAGCTGATCCTCGCCTTTGGCGTTGCGTTCCAGTTGCCGGTCGGGCTGTCCCTGCTGGCCAGGGTCGGACTGGTCAGTGCACAGTCCCTGGCTGCCAAGCGGCGTTATGCAATCGTTGCCATGTTTGCAATTGCGGCAGTACTGGCACCGCCCGATGCCATTACGATGATCGGCCTCGCTTTACCGCTGGTGGCGCTGTATGAGGTCTCGATCATCGCCGCACGGATTGTGGCCCCGAAACCGGATGTATCGGAGAACAGAGAAACCGATGAGGACGGGGATTAG
- a CDS encoding site-2 protease family protein: protein MLSHLLLSLIPAVFAITLHEAAHGFAAFALGDPTAREQGRLSLNPLRHIDPMGSIIVPGLMVLGQLIATGHPGFIFGWAKPVPVNVMRFRHPLQGMGVVAAAGPGMNFLLAWLGALGLHLLPFMPAQASQWMMDGLFDFILFNLALGLFNLIPIPPLDGSRIVAAVLPARVAMHWVRLDRYGVLPVLMIVMLLPWLGHQLGMDLDPVRWLMDRMLRPAVGLVLRLAGHDGG from the coding sequence ATGCTATCGCATCTTCTGCTTTCGCTGATCCCGGCGGTTTTTGCCATCACATTGCATGAGGCCGCGCATGGGTTTGCAGCCTTTGCGCTGGGTGACCCCACGGCGCGGGAGCAAGGCCGGTTATCGCTCAACCCGTTGCGGCATATCGATCCAATGGGCAGCATCATCGTTCCTGGTCTTATGGTGCTCGGGCAGTTGATTGCCACCGGTCATCCGGGGTTCATTTTCGGCTGGGCGAAGCCGGTGCCGGTCAATGTGATGCGGTTCCGCCACCCTTTGCAGGGGATGGGGGTGGTTGCGGCGGCAGGGCCGGGGATGAATTTCCTGCTGGCATGGCTGGGCGCGCTGGGGCTGCACCTGCTGCCATTTATGCCTGCGCAGGCCAGTCAGTGGATGATGGATGGGCTGTTCGATTTCATCCTGTTTAATCTTGCGCTTGGCCTGTTCAATCTGATCCCGATCCCTCCGCTGGATGGTAGCCGGATCGTTGCCGCCGTGTTGCCGGCACGGGTGGCGATGCACTGGGTCAGACTTGATCGCTACGGCGTTCTGCCGGTCCTCATGATCGTGATGCTGTTGCCATGGCTCGGGCATCAACTGGGAATGGACCTTGATCCGGTCCGGTGGCTGATGGACCGGATGCTGCGGCCTGCGGTTGGTCTCGTCCTGCGTCTGGCGGGCCATGATGGTGGCTGA
- the panB gene encoding 3-methyl-2-oxobutanoate hydroxymethyltransferase codes for MSSVVRSGRISVPALRARKGGTPIVALTAYTAPMAGHLDPHVDVLLVGDSLGMVIYGFETTLPVTLEMMIAHAAAVVRGSSRACVVVDLPWGTYRESPEQAYRNAARLLAETGAGAVKLEGGQEMAETIAFLTARGIPVCGHVGLMPQDTLMEGGYRATGRTEDSAARVLADAMAVAEAGAFMIVLEGTLEPVAAGMTRSVAVPIIGIGASPHCDGQVLVTDDMLGLYGSFQPRFVKRYAELALTVAEAAACYAEDVRTRRFPAMEHCYTLSR; via the coding sequence ATGAGCAGTGTAGTGCGGTCAGGACGTATCAGCGTTCCGGCACTGCGCGCCCGTAAGGGCGGCACGCCGATCGTGGCCCTGACCGCCTATACTGCGCCGATGGCCGGGCATCTTGATCCGCATGTCGATGTGCTGCTGGTGGGTGACAGTCTCGGCATGGTGATTTACGGGTTTGAGACGACCCTGCCGGTGACGCTGGAGATGATGATTGCCCATGCTGCGGCGGTGGTGCGCGGGTCCAGCCGGGCCTGCGTGGTCGTTGATCTGCCATGGGGGACATATCGCGAAAGTCCGGAGCAGGCTTACCGTAATGCCGCACGGCTTCTGGCCGAAACGGGGGCAGGGGCCGTCAAGCTGGAAGGGGGGCAGGAGATGGCTGAGACCATCGCTTTTCTTACAGCAAGAGGCATTCCGGTGTGCGGTCATGTCGGATTGATGCCACAGGATACCCTGATGGAAGGTGGTTATCGTGCGACCGGTCGCACAGAGGACAGTGCGGCCCGTGTTCTGGCTGATGCCATGGCTGTGGCGGAAGCAGGGGCATTCATGATCGTTCTGGAAGGCACGCTGGAACCGGTTGCCGCCGGAATGACCCGCTCGGTCGCGGTTCCCATCATCGGGATCGGGGCCTCGCCACATTGCGACGGTCAGGTTCTGGTAACGGATGATATGCTGGGATTATACGGTTCTTTCCAGCCTCGTTTCGTGAAACGCTATGCGGAGTTGGCGCTGACAGTCGCGGAGGCTGCTGCCTGTTATGCGGAGGATGTACGCACACGGCGCTTCCCGGCGATGGAGCATTGTTACACTCTATCACGATAG